The Lutibacter profundi genome includes a region encoding these proteins:
- a CDS encoding aldo/keto reductase, protein MKYTTIQNTNIKVSKICLGTMTFGEQNTENEAHEQLNYALEKGINFIDTAEMYSVPGRKETQGSTERFIGSWLQHQKRENLVIATKITGPSPGLSYIRNNMGFSNSAIDDALEKSLKRLKTDYVDVYQLHWPERSTNFFSQRNYKHNFNDKWEDNFKEVIEKLDSLVKEGKIRHYGVSNETPWGLMRHLEESKNNNLTRCKTIQNPYSLLNRTFEIGLAEVAMREKVGLLAYSPMAFGMLSGKYLDGKMPKNARLTLFPVFSRYNSNESRFLTQKYADLAKELNISLAQLSLAFVTQQPFVTSNIIGATSMEQLKENISSIHVKLTEETLKKIDEIQELQPNPAP, encoded by the coding sequence ATGAAATATACAACCATACAAAACACCAATATAAAAGTTAGTAAAATTTGCTTAGGAACTATGACTTTTGGTGAGCAAAATACTGAAAATGAAGCACACGAACAACTAAATTACGCACTAGAAAAGGGAATTAACTTTATTGATACCGCTGAAATGTATTCAGTTCCCGGAAGAAAAGAAACACAAGGAAGTACCGAAAGATTTATAGGAAGTTGGTTACAACATCAAAAAAGAGAAAATTTAGTTATTGCTACTAAAATTACAGGTCCAAGTCCAGGATTAAGTTATATTAGAAATAATATGGGGTTTTCTAATAGCGCAATTGATGATGCCCTAGAAAAAAGTTTAAAACGACTTAAAACCGACTATGTTGACGTGTATCAATTACACTGGCCAGAACGAAGTACAAATTTTTTTTCTCAACGAAATTACAAACATAATTTTAATGATAAATGGGAAGATAACTTCAAAGAAGTTATTGAAAAATTAGATTCGCTGGTAAAAGAAGGTAAAATTAGACATTACGGAGTTTCCAATGAAACACCTTGGGGTTTAATGCGCCATTTAGAAGAGAGTAAAAACAATAATTTAACCCGTTGTAAAACCATTCAAAACCCATATTCTTTATTAAACAGAACATTTGAAATTGGTTTAGCTGAAGTTGCTATGCGCGAAAAAGTAGGCTTGTTAGCCTATTCACCAATGGCATTCGGAATGTTATCAGGTAAATATTTAGATGGCAAAATGCCAAAAAACGCACGTTTAACATTATTCCCTGTTTTTTCAAGATACAACAGCAATGAATCTCGATTTTTAACTCAAAAATATGCCGATTTAGCGAAAGAATTAAACATTAGTTTGGCGCAATTATCACTAGCATTTGTAACACAACAACCATTTGTTACCTCTAATATTATTGGAGCAACCTCAATGGAACAGCTCAAAGAAAATATAAGTAGTATTCATGTAAAACTCACTGAAGAAACATTGAAAAAAATTGATGAAATTCAAGAGTTACAACCAAATCCAGCTCCATAA
- a CDS encoding phosphoglycerate kinase, translated as MKTMNEINFKGKKALIRVDFNVPLNENFEVTDATRIQSAKPSIRKVIKDGGAVVLMSHLGRPKGVEEKFSLKHIVSKVSEVLGVQVKFVSDCVGEKAEKAVAELKMGEVLLLENLRFHPEEKAGDVNFAKQLSKLGDIYINDAFGTAHRAHASTTIIDQFFPNNKCFGFLLAKEIESIKKVLEEGKKPVLAILGGAKISSKITVIENILDKVNHLIIGGGMSFTFVRAQGGKIGNSICEDDKQKLALRILKQANEKGVQIHLPVDVVAADAFSNDANTQICDINKIPDGWQGLDAGPKSRELFNDVVLKSKTILWNGPLGVFEMENFAGGTIALGNSIAEATKNGAFSLVGGGDSVAAVKQFGFANKVSYVSTGGGAMLESLEGKTLPGIEAMLK; from the coding sequence ATGAAAACAATGAATGAAATAAATTTTAAAGGAAAAAAAGCATTAATCCGAGTAGATTTCAACGTTCCTTTAAATGAAAATTTTGAAGTTACTGATGCTACAAGAATTCAATCTGCAAAACCTTCAATTCGTAAAGTTATAAAAGATGGAGGCGCAGTAGTATTAATGTCGCATTTAGGAAGACCAAAAGGAGTTGAAGAAAAATTTTCTCTAAAACATATAGTGAGTAAAGTTTCAGAAGTATTAGGCGTTCAGGTAAAATTTGTTTCTGATTGCGTAGGTGAAAAAGCTGAAAAAGCAGTAGCCGAATTAAAAATGGGTGAAGTATTGTTATTAGAAAATTTACGTTTTCATCCAGAAGAAAAAGCAGGAGATGTTAATTTTGCTAAACAGCTTTCTAAATTGGGCGATATTTATATTAACGATGCATTTGGAACTGCACACAGAGCACATGCTTCTACCACAATTATTGATCAGTTTTTCCCCAATAATAAATGTTTTGGTTTTTTATTAGCAAAAGAAATTGAAAGCATTAAAAAAGTACTGGAAGAAGGAAAAAAACCAGTTTTAGCAATTTTAGGTGGTGCAAAAATATCATCTAAAATTACTGTAATTGAAAATATATTAGATAAAGTTAACCATTTAATTATTGGGGGTGGAATGAGTTTTACCTTTGTAAGAGCACAAGGCGGAAAAATAGGCAATTCAATTTGTGAAGACGATAAGCAAAAGTTAGCACTTCGTATTTTAAAACAAGCTAATGAAAAAGGAGTTCAAATTCACCTTCCTGTTGATGTTGTTGCCGCAGATGCTTTTAGTAATGATGCAAACACACAGATTTGTGATATTAACAAAATTCCAGATGGATGGCAAGGATTGGATGCAGGACCAAAATCGAGAGAACTATTTAATGATGTTGTTTTAAAATCTAAAACAATACTATGGAATGGTCCTTTAGGTGTTTTTGAAATGGAAAATTTTGCAGGCGGAACTATTGCTTTAGGAAATTCCATTGCTGAGGCTACTAAAAATGGCGCTTTTTCATTAGTAGGCGGAGGAGATTCAGTAGCTGCTGTTAAACAATTTGGTTTTGCTAATAAGGTAAGTTACGTTTCTACAGGCGGCGGTGCAATGTTAGAAAGTTTGGAAGGTAAAACATTGCCAGGTATTGAAGCTATGTTAAAATAA
- a CDS encoding ATP-binding protein: MNFSEVLGQEHLKSHLIKSTNNGRVSHAQLFVGKEGSGALPMAIAYAQYILCSTSDHKESCELKCAKLIHPDLHFAFPVATNDIIKKHPVSNLFLEDWRSFIHLNPYGNLFEWLQTIGIENKQGQIGVDEAEEIVKALKLKSYEGGYKIMIIWMAEKMNISAANKLLKLLEEPPKKTVFLLVAENEEQIISTIKSRCQILHFPLLPEEEIVKGLIEKQGTDLPIAQQIANQANGNFNKALHLLHNDNADEQFEQWFIIWVRAAFKAKGNAAVIQQLIEWSETISKTGRETQKRFLNYCLQFFRQALLLNYNAASLVYLQPKTPSFKIENFAPFVHSANILEITKEISDAIYHIERNGNAKIILLDLSIKLTRLLHVKEES; the protein is encoded by the coding sequence ATGAATTTTTCTGAAGTTTTAGGTCAAGAACATCTAAAGAGCCATTTAATAAAATCTACTAACAATGGTAGAGTATCTCATGCGCAATTATTTGTAGGAAAAGAAGGCTCTGGAGCTTTACCAATGGCAATAGCTTATGCCCAATATATTTTGTGTAGCACAAGTGATCATAAAGAATCTTGTGAATTAAAGTGTGCTAAATTAATACATCCAGATTTACACTTTGCTTTCCCTGTAGCAACCAATGATATTATTAAAAAACACCCTGTAAGTAACTTATTTTTAGAAGATTGGAGAAGTTTTATTCATTTAAATCCTTATGGAAACTTATTTGAATGGCTTCAAACTATAGGTATCGAAAATAAACAAGGGCAAATTGGTGTAGATGAAGCTGAAGAAATTGTAAAGGCTTTGAAATTAAAATCGTACGAAGGTGGATACAAAATAATGATTATTTGGATGGCTGAAAAAATGAATATCTCAGCAGCAAATAAATTGTTGAAATTACTAGAAGAACCTCCAAAAAAAACAGTTTTTTTATTAGTTGCTGAAAATGAAGAGCAAATTATTTCAACCATAAAATCTCGTTGTCAAATTTTACATTTCCCACTATTACCCGAAGAAGAAATAGTAAAAGGATTGATTGAGAAACAAGGAACAGATTTACCAATAGCTCAACAAATTGCCAATCAAGCAAATGGAAATTTTAATAAAGCATTGCATTTACTACACAATGATAATGCAGATGAGCAATTTGAACAATGGTTTATTATTTGGGTAAGAGCTGCCTTTAAAGCAAAGGGAAATGCGGCTGTTATTCAGCAATTAATTGAGTGGAGTGAAACCATTTCAAAAACCGGTAGAGAAACCCAAAAACGTTTTTTAAACTACTGTTTACAATTTTTTAGACAAGCTCTTTTATTAAATTACAATGCTGCTTCTTTAGTTTATCTACAACCTAAAACACCTAGTTTTAAAATAGAAAATTTTGCACCTTTTGTTCATAGCGCTAATATTTTAGAAATAACTAAAGAAATTAGTGATGCTATTTATCACATTGAAAGAAATGGTAATGCAAAAATAATTTTGTTAGATTTATCAATTAAATTAACACGTCTTTTACACGTAAAAGAAGAATCTTAA
- a CDS encoding OmpH family outer membrane protein, with translation MKKLLIVIVAFVFASCNQTKIAYIDIEVLMKDYEATKTLEIQIKEKQEKMTKELDSIAMPFKLKVQQYYQKAQNMSAQKRAQIEQALQQEQQIIQAQQQQASQVLQQENQENYKSITKKVDSLVESYAKSNGYQLIFGTSGKGTVMYGDEALNVTKDVLKVLNSEFSK, from the coding sequence ATGAAAAAATTATTAATTGTAATTGTTGCATTTGTATTTGCATCGTGTAATCAAACCAAAATAGCTTATATAGATATTGAAGTTTTAATGAAAGATTATGAAGCAACAAAAACATTAGAAATACAAATAAAGGAGAAACAAGAGAAAATGACTAAAGAATTAGATAGTATTGCAATGCCCTTTAAATTAAAAGTACAACAGTATTATCAAAAAGCTCAAAACATGTCTGCTCAAAAAAGAGCTCAAATTGAGCAAGCATTGCAACAAGAACAACAAATTATACAAGCACAACAACAACAAGCATCACAAGTATTGCAACAAGAAAATCAAGAAAACTACAAATCAATTACTAAAAAAGTTGATAGCTTGGTTGAAAGTTATGCAAAATCCAATGGTTATCAATTGATTTTTGGAACTTCAGGAAAAGGTACTGTTATGTATGGAGACGAAGCACTAAACGTTACAAAGGACGTTTTAAAAGTTTTAAACTCAGAATTTTCTAAATAA
- a CDS encoding DoxX family protein, with translation MSLFNSHSVEILILLFFIITYFLSVTEKLSDWKGTIIYYTNHFKKTVLRKIIPLLLLNILIFEIIALILLVVGLYFLVNENSLTIAKIGLEISAITLLQFLIGQRLTKDYQGAMNITVYFILNSIGIYLLT, from the coding sequence ATGTCTCTTTTTAATAGTCATTCGGTAGAAATATTAATTTTATTATTTTTTATTATCACTTATTTCTTATCTGTAACTGAAAAATTAAGTGATTGGAAAGGAACTATTATATACTATACAAATCATTTTAAAAAAACGGTACTTCGAAAAATAATACCTCTCTTATTATTAAATATCTTAATATTTGAAATTATAGCTCTAATTTTATTAGTAGTTGGGCTTTATTTTTTAGTTAATGAGAACTCTTTAACCATAGCAAAAATTGGTTTAGAAATTTCTGCAATTACATTATTACAATTTTTAATTGGTCAGCGTTTAACAAAAGATTATCAAGGCGCTATGAATATTACCGTTTACTTTATTTTAAATAGTATTGGTATTTATTTATTAACTTAA
- the trpS gene encoding tryptophan--tRNA ligase, with translation MSRILTGVQSTGTPHLGNLLGAIIPAIKMANNPQNESFLFIADMHSLTQIKNGKTLRENTYSTAAAWLAFGLDINKTVFYRQSDIPEVTELSWYLSCFYPYQRLTLAHSFKDKANRLEDVNAGLFSYPMLMAADILLYDAEIVPVGKDQLQHLEMTRDVANRFNHQMGEILVLPEAKLQKNTMYVPGTDGGKMSKSSGNIINLFLPDKQLRKQIMKIKTDSTPLEEPKNSDTCNLFALYKLVASPNQIAEMKANYEGGNYGYGHAKQAFYELLIDKYAAERERYNHYINNLKEIDKALEIGAEKARKVATDVLKRVRMKLGY, from the coding sequence ATGTCAAGAATTTTAACAGGTGTTCAAAGTACAGGAACTCCACATTTAGGGAATTTATTAGGTGCCATTATTCCAGCAATTAAAATGGCTAACAATCCACAAAATGAATCGTTTTTGTTTATTGCAGATATGCATTCATTAACCCAAATTAAAAATGGTAAAACGTTACGTGAAAATACGTACAGTACTGCAGCAGCTTGGTTAGCTTTTGGTTTGGACATAAATAAAACTGTTTTTTATAGACAAAGTGATATTCCTGAAGTAACAGAACTTTCTTGGTATTTAAGCTGTTTTTATCCATATCAACGATTGACATTGGCACACAGTTTTAAAGATAAGGCCAATAGATTAGAAGATGTAAATGCCGGTTTGTTTTCGTACCCAATGCTTATGGCTGCTGATATTTTATTATATGATGCTGAAATTGTTCCTGTAGGAAAAGATCAATTACAACATTTAGAAATGACACGTGATGTGGCAAATAGATTTAACCATCAAATGGGAGAAATTTTAGTTCTACCTGAAGCAAAATTGCAAAAAAACACCATGTACGTTCCTGGAACTGACGGAGGTAAAATGAGTAAATCTAGTGGTAATATCATTAATTTATTTTTACCAGACAAACAACTGCGTAAGCAAATTATGAAAATTAAAACAGATTCTACACCACTGGAAGAACCTAAAAATTCGGATACTTGTAATTTATTTGCGCTTTATAAGTTAGTGGCTTCTCCTAACCAAATTGCTGAAATGAAAGCAAATTATGAAGGTGGAAATTATGGTTACGGGCACGCAAAACAAGCTTTTTATGAATTATTAATTGATAAATATGCTGCGGAAAGAGAACGTTATAATCACTATATAAATAACCTTAAAGAAATAGACAAAGCACTAGAAATTGGCGCTGAAAAAGCACGTAAAGTTGCAACTGATGTTTTGAAAAGAGTGAGAATGAAGTTGGGGTATTAA
- the dcm gene encoding DNA (cytosine-5-)-methyltransferase — protein sequence MVMKDYYSISEVAKILGKSKETLRRWDRDGKFIALREPISEYRIYKKEQVNALLELFSGETEDTINNSVTPLKEYKVLELFAGAGGLAIGLEKSGIKCEALNEIDKWACQTLRENRPNWNVLEGDIRSFDFTKYANKVEIVTGGFPCQAFSYAGKKLGLEDARGTLFYEFARAVKEVNPLICIGENVKGLLSHEKGKTLDGMLSILDEIGYNVVPIQVLKAVNYRVPQKRERIILVGIRKDIEIKYEYPKPHQTIYNLSDALKKGELYNCDVPKSEGSKYPQHKKEILDLVPPKGYWRNLPIEIQKEYMGKSFYLGGGKTGMARRIGWDEPSLTLTCSPAQKQTERCHPDETRPFTVREYARIQTFPDEWKFMGSISQQYKQIGNAVPCNLGQEIGYSIVKFLNKYYSKVNKSEASISLAKVV from the coding sequence ATGGTTATGAAAGATTATTATTCTATTTCAGAAGTTGCGAAAATTTTAGGTAAAAGTAAAGAAACTCTACGGAGATGGGATAGAGATGGAAAATTTATTGCCCTTCGTGAACCTATTAGTGAATATAGAATTTACAAAAAAGAACAAGTAAATGCCCTTTTAGAATTATTTTCTGGAGAAACAGAGGATACAATTAACAATTCAGTAACTCCTTTAAAAGAATATAAAGTTTTAGAATTATTTGCCGGAGCGGGAGGCTTAGCAATTGGTCTTGAAAAGTCGGGGATAAAATGTGAAGCATTAAATGAAATTGATAAATGGGCTTGCCAAACCCTTAGAGAAAATAGACCAAACTGGAATGTTTTAGAAGGAGATATTAGAAGTTTTGATTTTACAAAATATGCCAATAAAGTAGAAATTGTAACTGGAGGTTTCCCCTGTCAAGCATTTAGTTATGCTGGAAAAAAATTAGGCTTAGAAGACGCAAGAGGAACTTTATTTTATGAATTTGCTAGAGCTGTAAAAGAAGTAAATCCATTAATTTGTATTGGAGAAAATGTAAAAGGATTACTATCTCACGAAAAAGGGAAAACATTAGACGGAATGTTGTCAATTTTAGACGAAATAGGGTACAATGTTGTGCCTATTCAAGTTTTAAAAGCTGTAAATTATAGAGTTCCACAAAAAAGAGAGCGAATAATTTTGGTTGGAATTAGAAAAGATATTGAAATAAAATACGAATATCCAAAACCGCATCAAACTATTTATAATTTATCTGATGCTTTAAAAAAAGGTGAATTGTATAATTGTGATGTTCCAAAGTCTGAAGGCTCCAAGTATCCACAACATAAAAAAGAAATTTTAGATTTAGTTCCTCCAAAAGGATATTGGAGAAATTTACCCATAGAAATTCAAAAAGAATATATGGGTAAAAGCTTTTATTTAGGAGGAGGAAAAACAGGAATGGCGAGGCGTATTGGCTGGGATGAGCCAAGCTTAACCTTAACGTGTAGTCCTGCTCAAAAACAAACAGAACGATGTCATCCAGATGAAACACGCCCATTTACAGTTAGAGAATATGCACGTATTCAAACATTTCCTGACGAATGGAAATTTATGGGTTCTATCTCCCAACAATACAAGCAAATTGGGAATGCTGTACCTTGTAATTTAGGACAAGAAATAGGATATTCTATCGTGAAATTTTTAAATAAATATTATTCAAAAGTGAATAAATCAGAAGCTTCAATATCTTTAGCTAAAGTAGTATAG
- the mnmG gene encoding tRNA uridine-5-carboxymethylaminomethyl(34) synthesis enzyme MnmG, whose translation MFTTVYDVIVIGGGHAGSEAAAASANMGCKTLLITMSLQNIAQMSCNPAMGGIAKGQIIREIDALGGYSAIVTDNTAIQFKMLNKSKGPAMWSPRAQSDRMRFSEFWRLTLEKINNIDFYQDNVTDLLFDGNKIAGVKTSLGVTIKSKTVIITAGTFLNGLIHIGEKTFGGGRAGEIASVGITEALVKVGFESGRMKTGTPPRVDGRSLNYSKMIEQPGDDNPEKFSYLSSTKPLKKQRSCYMSYTSKEVHNLLRTGFERSPMFNGRIQSIGPRYCPSIEDKIDRFATKERHQLFVEPEGWDTAEVYVNGFSTSLPEDVQDKALRKVAGFENVKFFRYGYAIEYDFFPPTQLSHTLETKLIKNLYFAGQINGTTGYEEAAAQGLMAGINAALNIQEKPPFVLKRNEAYIGVLIDDLITKGTEEPYRMFTSRAEYRTLLRQDNADLRLTPLGFKLGLASQERMDRVIEKQQKTDLFVKYLTDTSIKPAEINPILEDKNTAKISQSMKLFKIAARPQLNFNDLRKLTKVEAFIEENNIDNEIVEQTEIHVKYAGYIAKEKNQADKLNRLENVVIPSTFDYSKVKSLSIEARQKLTKIKPVTISQASRISGVSPSDISVLLVYMGR comes from the coding sequence ATGTTTACTACTGTATATGATGTTATTGTAATTGGAGGCGGTCATGCTGGTAGCGAGGCTGCCGCGGCAAGTGCCAATATGGGATGTAAAACATTATTGATTACCATGAGTTTGCAAAACATAGCCCAAATGAGTTGTAATCCTGCTATGGGTGGTATAGCTAAAGGTCAAATCATTAGAGAAATAGATGCTTTAGGCGGCTATAGTGCTATAGTTACTGACAATACGGCTATTCAGTTTAAAATGCTAAATAAATCCAAAGGGCCTGCAATGTGGAGTCCTAGAGCTCAAAGTGATCGTATGCGTTTTTCTGAATTTTGGAGGCTAACGCTTGAGAAAATAAATAACATCGATTTTTATCAAGATAATGTTACAGATTTACTTTTTGATGGAAATAAAATAGCAGGTGTCAAAACATCTTTGGGTGTTACAATTAAATCTAAAACTGTAATTATAACTGCAGGTACTTTTTTAAATGGACTTATTCATATTGGGGAAAAAACTTTTGGTGGAGGTAGGGCTGGTGAAATTGCTTCTGTTGGTATTACAGAAGCTTTGGTAAAAGTTGGTTTTGAATCTGGTAGAATGAAAACAGGAACACCTCCAAGGGTTGATGGAAGATCGTTGAACTATTCAAAAATGATTGAGCAGCCTGGAGATGATAACCCTGAAAAATTCTCTTACTTATCTAGTACAAAACCTCTAAAGAAACAACGTTCTTGTTATATGAGTTATACATCAAAAGAAGTGCATAATTTATTAAGAACAGGTTTTGAAAGATCACCTATGTTTAACGGTAGAATTCAAAGTATAGGTCCAAGATATTGTCCTTCAATAGAAGATAAAATTGATAGGTTTGCTACTAAAGAACGGCATCAGTTATTTGTTGAGCCCGAAGGGTGGGATACCGCTGAAGTGTATGTAAATGGATTTTCAACTTCTTTACCAGAAGATGTTCAGGATAAAGCCTTACGTAAAGTTGCTGGTTTTGAAAACGTGAAGTTTTTCAGATATGGTTATGCTATAGAATATGATTTTTTTCCGCCAACGCAATTGTCACATACACTAGAAACTAAATTAATAAAGAACTTATATTTTGCTGGGCAAATAAATGGCACTACCGGTTATGAAGAGGCAGCAGCTCAAGGTTTAATGGCTGGAATTAATGCTGCTTTAAATATTCAGGAAAAACCACCTTTTGTTTTGAAACGAAATGAAGCATATATAGGTGTTTTAATAGATGATTTAATTACAAAAGGAACTGAAGAGCCTTATAGAATGTTTACGTCAAGAGCAGAATATAGAACTTTATTAAGGCAAGATAATGCTGATTTACGTCTAACACCTCTGGGTTTTAAACTAGGTTTGGCTTCACAAGAGAGAATGGATAGGGTTATAGAAAAACAACAAAAAACAGATTTATTTGTAAAATATTTAACAGATACTAGTATTAAACCAGCCGAGATAAATCCAATTTTAGAAGATAAAAATACTGCTAAAATTTCTCAATCTATGAAGTTATTTAAGATAGCTGCTAGGCCACAATTAAATTTTAATGACCTTAGAAAATTAACCAAAGTTGAAGCTTTTATTGAGGAAAATAACATTGATAACGAAATAGTTGAACAAACAGAAATTCATGTAAAATATGCGGGTTATATTGCAAAAGAAAAAAATCAGGCAGATAAGTTAAACAGATTAGAAAATGTTGTTATACCATCAACTTTTGATTATTCTAAAGTAAAATCATTATCCATTGAAGCTCGTCAAAAGCTTACAAAAATAAAACCCGTAACTATTTCACAAGCAAGTAGAATTAGTGGAGTTTCCCCAAGTGATATTTCTGTTTTGTTGGTTTATATGGGAAGATAA
- a CDS encoding HdeD family acid-resistance protein, producing MELTTKIKHWWIPVLLGALLVTSSFYIASQPVATFITLTLFFGWLIAFNGVSNIVFAVRNRNFFEDWKLNLMFAILETILGVILILQPHLSAEALIFFTGFWLMFSAISKITFSWILKKMAIKEWWLILFFGVIMLIFSVLIIINPVFAIASIVYLVSIPMGILGVVAILFGFRIRKVNINY from the coding sequence ATGGAATTAACAACTAAAATTAAACATTGGTGGATACCTGTTCTTTTGGGCGCATTATTGGTTACAAGTTCTTTTTATATAGCATCTCAGCCAGTTGCTACTTTTATTACTTTAACATTATTTTTTGGCTGGCTTATTGCTTTTAACGGGGTATCAAACATTGTTTTTGCTGTTCGTAATCGAAATTTTTTTGAGGACTGGAAATTGAATTTAATGTTTGCCATTTTAGAAACTATTTTAGGTGTTATTCTTATACTACAGCCACATTTATCAGCTGAAGCATTGATATTTTTTACTGGCTTTTGGCTTATGTTTAGTGCAATTTCAAAAATAACTTTTTCATGGATACTAAAAAAAATGGCAATAAAAGAGTGGTGGTTAATACTTTTTTTTGGTGTTATTATGCTTATTTTTAGCGTGTTAATTATAATAAATCCTGTTTTTGCCATTGCTAGTATTGTATATCTCGTAAGTATTCCTATGGGAATCCTAGGAGTTGTAGCCATACTGTTCGGATTTCGAATTAGAAAAGTTAATATTAACTACTAA
- a CDS encoding class I SAM-dependent methyltransferase: protein MITQEKIYLTCEDYTVSNKKFDLLYNSEFEMLETFPKPVGKELASYYESENYISHTDSKKSFIDKLYQIIKGYTLTKKLNLINSFKTKQKNLLDVGCGTGDFLLNCKNNGWNVVGVEPNENAKRLAETKLSFHNISKIYTDLTEIKTKKFDVITLWHVLEHVPNLETYLLKIKAMLKPNGILIVAVPNFKSYDALYYKQFWAAFDVPRHLWHFSKTAIQKLFFKQQMRVVNILPMKFDSFYVSLLSEKYKTGKSNFMKAFYVGFVSNLKALKTKEYSSLIYIIKNN, encoded by the coding sequence ATGATTACCCAAGAAAAAATTTATTTAACATGTGAAGACTACACTGTATCAAACAAAAAATTTGATTTGTTATACAATTCAGAATTTGAAATGCTTGAAACTTTTCCAAAACCTGTAGGTAAAGAATTAGCTTCTTACTATGAAAGCGAAAACTATATTTCACATACTGATTCTAAAAAATCTTTTATAGATAAGTTATATCAAATTATAAAAGGATACACTTTAACTAAAAAGTTAAACTTGATAAATTCTTTCAAAACAAAGCAAAAAAACTTATTAGATGTTGGATGCGGAACAGGTGATTTTTTATTGAATTGTAAAAATAACGGATGGAATGTAGTAGGAGTAGAACCAAACGAAAACGCGAAACGTTTAGCAGAAACCAAATTAAGCTTTCATAATATTTCAAAGATATATACAGATTTAACAGAAATCAAAACTAAAAAGTTTGACGTAATAACTTTATGGCACGTGTTAGAACATGTTCCAAATTTAGAAACATATCTTTTAAAAATAAAAGCAATGTTAAAACCCAATGGAATTTTAATTGTAGCAGTTCCAAATTTTAAAAGTTATGATGCACTTTATTATAAACAATTTTGGGCGGCTTTTGATGTGCCAAGACATTTGTGGCATTTTTCTAAAACAGCTATTCAAAAATTATTTTTTAAACAACAAATGCGTGTTGTAAACATACTTCCAATGAAATTTGATTCTTTTTATGTTTCTTTATTAAGTGAAAAATATAAAACAGGAAAAAGCAATTTTATGAAAGCTTTTTATGTGGGGTTTGTATCAAATTTAAAAGCATTAAAAACAAAAGAGTATTCTTCGTTAATTTACATCATAAAAAACAACTAA
- a CDS encoding PmeII family type II restriction endonuclease, producing the protein MNENHLLGIITTYFKDKIFENHKINSLKTHSKLKSYKINPIIVKYLSKILENDFTPIGIAKALYYPRILGTSINTSFGTRIQNMFVELNLAQGSLIKGMDIEFTDKIDGRKKWCQLKSGPNTINSEDVNPLLKKFTTVTNLARTNAIHLNNSDLILGVLYGNEEQLSQHYKKINQQFPVVIGKEFWHRITGFPTFYNKLVSNLDTMILNLDTEDFFKKGYTTLAKDIEASDLFTFE; encoded by the coding sequence ATGAATGAAAATCACCTTTTAGGAATAATAACAACGTACTTTAAAGATAAAATTTTTGAAAACCACAAAATAAACTCTTTAAAAACACACTCAAAACTTAAATCTTATAAAATAAACCCAATTATTGTAAAATATTTATCTAAAATATTGGAAAATGATTTTACACCAATTGGAATTGCAAAAGCCCTTTATTATCCAAGAATATTAGGAACGTCTATAAACACTTCATTTGGAACTAGAATCCAAAATATGTTTGTAGAATTAAATTTAGCTCAAGGTTCTTTAATTAAAGGAATGGATATTGAATTCACTGATAAAATTGATGGAAGGAAAAAATGGTGTCAATTAAAATCTGGCCCAAACACTATAAATTCAGAAGATGTAAATCCTTTACTTAAAAAATTTACAACCGTTACAAACTTAGCAAGAACAAATGCTATTCACCTAAATAATTCAGATTTAATCTTAGGAGTTCTCTACGGAAATGAAGAGCAGCTAAGCCAACATTATAAAAAAATTAACCAACAATTTCCAGTGGTAATTGGTAAAGAGTTTTGGCATAGAATAACCGGGTTTCCAACTTTTTATAATAAGTTAGTTTCTAATTTAGATACAATGATTTTAAACCTTGATACTGAAGACTTTTTTAAAAAGGGCTATACTACTTTAGCTAAAGATATTGAAGCTTCTGATTTATTCACTTTTGAATAA